ATTTTCGGAGATGCTTTTATAATGAAAAAAATAACGGCAGCCGTCTTATTCGGCGGGGTTTCTTCTGAACATGAGGTTTCTCTGCAGTCTGCAAAATCAGTGATTGAAAATATACCGAAAGATAAATACGACATAGTTATGCTGGGCATAACCAAAGCGGGACGCTGGCTGCTCTACAGCGGCGATACTTCGGCGCTCCCTTCCGGCGAATGGGAGAAAGACCCCAACAACAAGCCCGCATTTATATCGCCTGACGCTTCTGTCCACGGCATTGTGGTGCAGAACGGCACTTCAACTGAAATCATCAAAATTGACGTCGTATTCCCCGTACTTCACGGGGCAAATGGTGAAGACGGCACAATGCAAGGGCTGCTGACCCTCGCGCAAATACCTTTTGTCGGATGCGGCTGTGCTTCTTCCGCCGTCTGCATGGATAAGATGTTTGAAAAGTGTATCCTTGATGCAGCCAAAATCAATCAGGCAAAATGGGACTACACCGACATAACGGACTATAGAAGCAATCCCGAAAGCGTGCTCGACCGTGTTGAGAAACGCCTCGGTTATCCGATATTTGTAAAACCAGCTAACGCAGGCTCCTCTGTCGGCATTACCAAGGCTCATAATAGGGCGGAACTCACCGCTGCCGTTGAAACAGCAGGCAAGCATGACCGCAAAATCGTTTTTGAGGAAACAATCAAAGGGCAAGAGATTGAATGTGCTGTGCTCGGAAACGATGACCCCATTGTGTCATGCTGCGGCGAAATTATCCCCTGCAATGAGTTCTATGACTACGACGCAAAATACCTTGCCGGAAGAACCAAGCTTCAAATTCCGGCTAATTTGCCTGAGGAAAAGGCAAATGAGGTCAGAGAGACGGCAAAACGGGCATATAAGCTGCTGGGCTGCCGCGGCCTTACCCGAATGGACTTCTTTGTAAGAGAAGACGGAACAGTGATGTTAAACGAGCCTAACACTATCCCGGGATTTACTTCCATCAGCATGTATCCGAAACTGTTTGAAGCCTGCGGTATCCCATATTCTGAGCTTCTTGACAGGATACTTACATACGCTCTGGAAAAATAATGCCCGGAGTTTTGGAGGATTGTCTTTTGGATACGAGACCTATAGGCGTTTTTGATTCCGGACTCGGCGGGCTCACTGCCGTAAAGGAACTCGAACGCCTTATACCAAATGAAAATATTATATATTTCGGAGACACCGGACGGGTTCCATACGGCACGCGCGGAATAAATACAATTAAAAAGTATGCAGTTTCCGACATGCGTTTTTTGTTGAGCTTTAATGTCAAAGCTATTATTATCGCCTGCGGGACTGTAAGTTCAATCGCTATCGACGAGGTAAGGCGCATTACCGACCTGCCTGTCATCGGCGTCGTGGAACCGACGGCGAAAACAGCAGTTGAGGTATCGAAAACCGGAAAAATTGGCGTTATAGCTACAAGCGCCACTATCTCAAGCGGTTCTTTTCAAAAGGCCATATCAAAGCTCAATCCCGACGCTGAGGTTATCGCCCGGGCATGCCCGCTGTTTGTACCGCTTGTCGAAAACGGGTACTTTGGGCGCGACTGCAAGTTAGCACAGCTTGCCGCCCATGACTATATTGATGAATTCAAGGGCAGGATAGACACGCTAATTCTGGGCTGTACCCATTATCCGCTGCTGCGGGGCGTTATCGAGGACATACTCCCCGGCGTGATCCTTGTTGACTCGGGGTTTGAAACGGCAAAAACAGCGGTTTCCTTACTTTCGGAGCAAGATCTTTTAAATACGTCTGGAAAAGGCAGCGTTCATTACTATGTCAGCGACCAGACAAGCGATTTTGAAAGGCTCGCGGGAATTTTTCTCGAACACCCTGTAAACGGTATGGTTGATACTGTAGATATTGAGAAATACTAACACCGTCTGCTTTGAAATCACCATATCCTATGGAGGACTTTAAAATATATGGATGCAGTAATAAATATCAAAGGGGCAATATTCCCCGAAAATGCGCCGCCTGATATAATTGAGATGGTAACAACGGGGCAGTATATCGTTAAAAACGGCAAAAGATATATAAGCTATAATGAATCGGAAGCAACCGGCCTTGAAGGCGTGACAACGACGCTCAAAGTCGACGATTCCGGCACCGTTACCCTTATACGGACAGGAGCAGCCAGGTCAAGGCTTGTCATAGCCAAAGGCGAGCGCCAGCTCTGCCATTACGGCACAGGTTACGGGGACATTATGGTCGGCATTTCCGGATGTCAAGTCAAATCGAAGCTGAACGACAAAGGCGGAGAACTTTCGTTCAAATATACGCTTGATGTTAATTCAAGCACGATCAGCCGGAATGAAATCTTCATATCAGTCAGGGAGGCAAAAAAACAAGATGATAAATCCAATGAACAAAGCAATTGACCAAATACACATGGTGCTTGTGGAGGCAGCCGGCAGATGTGTTGCCGAAAACCTGCTGCCCGCAGTGCCAATTCCTGCGTTTTCCGTTGAGATTCCGGCGGATCGCAACCATGGCGATTTTGCTTCAAACATAGCTATGATATCCGCAAAATCATTCCATATGGCTCCCCGAAAAATCGCTGAGCTGCTTGTATCAAAAATTGACCTTTCCGGCACATGCTTGTCAGACGTTCAGACGGCGGGGCCCGGCTTTATCAATTTCTTCTTGTCCCAGAGCTGGTACACCGACGTGCTCAAAGCCATTGCTGAGGAAAAAGAAGACTACGGCAGTTCCGACATGGGCAAAGGTAAAAAGGTCATGGTTGAGTTTGTTTCGGCAAACCCCACCGGCCCTATGCACATGGGCAACGCCCGTGGCGGTGCGCTTGGCGACTGCCTCGCTGCTGTTCTCGAAAAAGCCGGATATGACGTCACGCGCGAATTTTATATCAATGACGCAGGTAACCAGATAGAAAAGTTTGCAAAATCCCTTGAAGCCCGCTATCTGCAGCTTTACAAAGGCGAGGACGCCGTCGAGTTCCCTGAGGACGGCTACCACGGCGACGATATCAAAGAACGCGCCAAAGAATTTGCTGCAATAAACGGGGACAAGTATGTCGAGGCGCCGTCGGAGGAGCGCAAAAAGGCCCTTGTCGACTACAGCCTCGAAAAGAACATTCAGAAACTGCACGACGACCTTTTGAAATACCGCATTGAATACGACGTATGGTTCCGTGAAAGCACACTGCACAACGACGGCGAGGTCGCCGAAACAATAGAAATCCTGAAGAAAAACGGCTATACCTATGAAAAGGACGGCGCGCTCTGGTATACCGCGACCAAATTCGGCGGCGAAAAGGACGAGGTTCTTGTCCGCGCGAACGGTATCCCCACCTATTTTGCGGCCGACATTGCATATCACCGCAATAAGTTTGAGAAGCGCGGGTTCGATAAGGTTATAAATGTTTGGGGCGCTGACCACCACGGCCATGTGGCGCGTCTCAAAGGCGCCATGGACGCTATCGGTCTGGACGGAAGCAAACTTGATATAGTTTTAATGCAGCTCGTGCGCTTAACCCGCGACGGTGAAGTCGTGAGGATGTCAAAGCGTACCGGCAAGGCCATCTCCCTTGACGACCTGCTCGACGAGGTACCGGTAGACGCAGCGCGTTTCTTCTTCAACTTGAGGGAAGCCAACAGCCATCTCGAATTCGACTTAGGGCTTGCGGTAGAGCAATCCTCCCAGAACCCGGTTTATTATGTCCAATACGCGCATGCCCGCATATGCAGCATTATCAAGAACCTCAAGGCCGAGGGCATTGAGCCGCGCGAAGTAACAGACGAGGAACTCAACCTGCTGACCTCTCCGGAAGAGCATGAGCTTATCCGCCATCTCGGCGCCCTGCCCCAGGAAATCGAGGCAGCGGCCAAAGAATATGATCCAGCGAGAATTACCCGTTATGTCATGGAACTTGCGACACTGTTCCACAAGTTCTATAATTCAAAGCGCGTCAAGGGCGAGGACGAGCACCTTATGCAGGCAAGACTCAATCTCTGCATCTGCGTCCGCGACGTTATCCGCAACGTCCTCTCTATGCTCAAGATAACCGCGCCCGAAACAATGTGATCCTGCCGCTGCAGAGATTACGCGGCGCTAAGAGCCGCCAGTTCCTAACGGCGCTGCATTCACATCTCCCAACCACTTTGCACACCGCTTGATATGTTTATATTATTTCTGCACTATATTTTGCACTGACTTTATCTGGCGGTAATTGACTTTTGTAAATATACATGGTAGAATATAATGTAATTTGTGTTACCCTGCGCTTAGCAATTTGCTCCACCGGCTATTGCCCAGAGCAGGGCGAATAATTCAATGAGGTGTTTGAAATGCTAAAAGAAGAAAAGCAGCAAATTATCGCAGAAAACCGTATCCATGAGAATGACACAGGTTCGCCTGAAGTACAGATTGCCATTTTGACATCCCGCATCAACAGGCTGACTGAGCATCTCAAGGAGCACAAAAATGACCACCATTCCCGCCGTGGACTGCTCAAAATGGTTGGTCACAGACGTAACCTTTTGAACTATCTTGCCAAGAAAGATATTAACCGTTACCGCGCAATCGTTAGTAAGCTCGATCTGCGCAAGTAATGATGGACTGCCGGAGCGGAAACATCAAGTTTCCGCTCCTGTATCCTTTGATGAACAGAGGGTTGGGCGGTTTTAGCAATAAAGCGAGCGTTTTAAAAACCTTAGAACGCCGGCTTGATTGCTGAATTCTGTTTGACCCTCGTGTTTTATAAAAGTTTCAGGGGGTCAAATAATGTTTGAAAATTACCGCACATTTGAAACAGATTTCGCGGGCAAAAAACTTATAATCGAAACAGGAAAGGTCGCACAACTCTCAAACGGTTCATGTCTTGTCAGATACGGCGATACCGTGGTATTGGTCAACGTCTGCGCGTCGGACAAGCCGCGTGAGGGCGTTGATTTCTTCCCTCTCGCCGTCGATTACGAAGAGAGGCTCTATGCAGTCGGAAAAATCCCGGGCAGCTTTTTAAAGCGCGAAGGGAAACCGTCTGAAAAGGCTATTCTCACAAGCCGTCTTATAGACCGTCCAATCCGTCCGCTGTTCCCAAAGGATATGCGCAACGATGTAACCGTATCCATTCTTGTGCTCTCTGTTGAACCAGACTGCCAGCCGGAAATTGCGGGCATGATAGGTACTTCAGTGGCCATCTCTATTTCCGATATCCCGTGGAACGGGCCGATAGGCGGCGTTGCTGTAGGCTATGTTGACAACGAATTTGTCATCAACCCGGACGCAGCACAGCGTGAGAAGAGCGAAATGTATGTTACCGTCGCCGGTACCGAACAAAAGGTTGTTATGATTGAAGCGGGCGCAAATGAAATACCGGAAGATATTATGTTCAACGGTATTATGAGGGCCCATGAGGAAATAAAGAAAATTGTCGCTTTCATCAAAGATATACAAGCACAGGTAGGAAAGCCAAAGTTTGAATACCAGTCCTTTGAAGTCGACCCCGAAATGTTTGAAGATATCAAGAATTTCGCCGAGGAAGACGTAAAATATGCCCTCGATACGAACGACAAGAAAGTCCGCGAGGAAAGACTTAAGGTCGTAAAAGAGAAGGTTATCGAAGAGTTCAGCGAAAAATATCCCGACAGCGAACAGGCAATTGACGAATGCCTTTATAAGCTCCAAAAGATGATAGTCCGCAGATGGCTGCTTGACGAACATCGCCGTGTCGACGGACGCGGAATGAACGAAATTCGTCCTCTGGCGGCTGAGGTTGGGCTGCTTCCGCGCTGCCACGGCTCTGGACTGTTCACAAGAGGCCAGACCCAGGTTCTTACAGTTGCGACACTGGGCCCGATAGGTGACCAGCAGCTCCTTGACGGCATTGATTTTGAGGATACAAAGCGTTATATGCACCATTACAACATGCCTGCCTGGACTGTCGGCGAAACCAAACCGGCACGCGGCCCGGGCAGACGTGAAATCGGTCACGGCGCTCTTGCCGAGCGCGCCCTTGAGCCGGTAATCCCGTCGGAAGAAGAGTTCCCGTACGCTATCCGCCTTGTTTCAGAGGTTTTGTCCTCCAACGGCTCTACTTCACAGGGTTCAGTTTGTGGTTCAACACTGGCGCTTATGGACGCCGGCGTGCCGATAAAAGCACCTGTTGCGGGTATTTCCTGCGGCCTCGTCACTGAAGGCGACCGCTTCTTGACAATGATTGATATTCAAGGTATCGAAGACTTCTTTGGAGACATGGACTTCAAGGTTGCCGGTACTCACAAAGGCATTACAGCTATCCAGATGGATTTGAAGATTGACGGATTGACCCCCGAAATCATTAAAGAAGCGCTCATAAAGACGAGAGACGCAAGGTATTATATCCTTGACGAAGTGTTGCTCAAGGCAATTGATAAACCGCGCCCCGAGCTGTCTAAGTACGCTCCAAAGATGATAACTACTCAGATAGACGTCGACAAAATTCGTGATGTTATCGGTTCCGGAGGCAAGGTCATCCAAAAGATTTGCTCAGACTGTGACTGCAAAATTGACATAGAAGAAGACGGACGTGTATTTATCGCCGCCGTCAACACTGAGAACGGAGAGAAAGCCCTCAAGATAATCAACGCTATAACAAAGGATCCTGAAATCGGAACATTCTATATTGGCAAGGTAACACGCATTATGCCATTCGGCGCATTTGTTGAAATTGCGCCGGGCAAAGAGGGTCTTGTCCACATCTCTAAACTCGACGTAAAACATGTCGACAAGGTCGAGGATGCCGTCAAGGTTGGCGACGAAATCACAGTGAAACTCATTGAAATTGATAATCAAGGAAGGTTAAACTTTTCACGCCGCGATGCTCTTATTGAGCTTGAGGGTATGACCCCTGAACCGGAAGAGTCCCGCCCTCCACGCCGCGATTTCCATAAAGACGGCGGTTCTCGCCCCTTCCATTCACGTGAAGGCGGCCACTCCTTTGAAAAGCGTCGCGATGGAAAGAATTTTTAAACCATAAGCGCAGGCGGCAGAACGTATATTGAACAAAGAGCCGCCGCTGAACAACAAAAAATTAAAGCCTGATGCCAATATTCAATCGGCATCAGGCTTTTTCTTGTCTGCACTATAGTCCCACAATCTAAAAAAGCGGTTTCGTTTCAGCGGAATGGTCTTACATCGTAGAATCCTCTCGGACTGTATTTATATCAAGACACTTGTTCAATTGCGGGCACAAGCGGTTTCGATATAAGACACAGCATCGCCCACAGTTGTAAACATATCCATTTTTTCATATGGAACTTTTATAGAGAATCCATCCTCTATTGACACTGCAAGCTCAACTAACTCCAAACTATCCATATGTAAGTCGTCAGTGAAGCTTGATGACAATTTAATATCCTTTTCTGCTGTACCACTTATTTCACTAATCATCTGCCGAACTTTCGAAAATGTGTCCATAATTTCGACCTCCATAAATTATTACCATTTGAACGCCAACAGAGCATGCTGCCATTTTGTGTTTTCCGCAGCATACATTAAGATATTATCACCCTTTTTAAAACACCCCTTTTCTATCGCATCTGTTAATGCAATTGGTATTGCCGCATTTAACAGCGCCCCTCCTTCGTTGCTAACGGTTATGACTTTATCCAAATTAAGATCTGGAAATTCGCCGCATACTATCTTTATCATCTTCTTAGAAATAACGGGCATTAGATAGTGGTCTATATCACTTGCGCTTGTCCCGACTTTGTCGTTGAATTTATGCATTGCATAAATAAGTACCTTTGGCAAATATTCCCCACTCACCTTACTGGCCTGATACAACGGCCAGCGCTCACGTTTAACTTCATCTGTGGGATAAGGATATCTGGACCCGCCTATTTCGATAATAGAACCATAGGGGACGTCTGCCATAGTCGATTCCATGTCCTTATAATAAAAGCCAGATGAGTCAGACTCATCCGTGCCCTGCAAGACAACAGCCCCGGCACCATCGCCGAAGAACATTAAATTAAACAATGCCCTTAAACCTATGGAACTTTTTTGCTGGATAAATTCTGAAAATCTGTTTGAAATCAAATCTGCTCCGACAACTAACGCATTATGTACTGCAGAGCTTTCGATGAGGGATAACGCAAGATACATAGCTGTACCAAAACCGGCGCAGCCTGAACGAATATCAAATCCCATGCACTTTGAAATCCCTAACCTGTCCTGCAGCAGGGCAAAACATGGCGGAATGGGATAATCGGGGGTAGCAGTTGAATACACGATTAAATCAATATCATCCGGCTTTAATCCTGCGTTATTAATAGCATTTATGGATGCCTGATATGCCATTTCGGTATTAGTGGTAAATGCTTTGCCTGTATTAAAATCAAGCGCACAATACCTGCTGTGGTGCGGCAGCAATTTTGAAACGATTCTGGCTTCTTTATGAAATAGTTCGAAATACACATCATCTGAAACCGCTGGAGGTGCGTATGATCCGGCACCTATTATTTTGCCTTTCATACTGCTTGTCCCCTTTCTTCCACATCAAAACATTTAAAGAATGCCGCAGTGTCTGATGATATGCTGCATTGCTCAGCAACATTTAAAGAAATATCTTCGGGAAGCGGCCTTTTGGTTGTATTAATGTTATTCCGTGAAATAACCCTTCCTGATCTTTTCCCGTAACAGATCCTGCCTGAGATCGGGAAGAATTTCTCCATCCGCTCAAATATATCTTTAAGGTCCTCTTTGAAGATATTTCCAAACGAAAGCGGTACCGCAACGCAAGGAGTAACCGCGCCGTCATTGTTGATTGCCAGATAATGAGCGCCCGCACTGCAGCCCATATAATCCGGACTCTCAAATTCGCAAAAGTTCAATATCGCCGGCACGCCTGCGGATGAGAAATGTTCTTTTTTGAAATCTTTGACGAATTTGATTGCGTCGCAGTATAGATGGCTAAAATCCTTGCCTTCTAAATTCCCCTGCGGAATGGGCATAACAATGCGTATTTCGTTGATTCCCAACGTTTCAACAAAATCAAAATACTTTTGTATCTCGCCCTCTTTTAACAAACTATTGGTGATACAGACTGTGATTGCAGTATAGATATTTGCATCAGTTAACGCCTCAATAGCTGTTAATGCCTCTTTAAACGCACCGGGGTAATGCCGCAGTTCATCTGCTTTATCGCCTTGGTAGTGATCCAAACTGATAATACATCTGGTCAAATTGGTATGCTTAATTTCTGACACAAACTTTTTATCGATATTGTGGCCAGTTGTGTATAATTGCCCTTCAATGCCGTCGGGAATTGCTTTGATGATTTCTAATATATCAGGGTGAAGCATAGGCTCGCCCCCTGTTATCCCAACAGTGGCCGTGCCCAAATCATAGAGTGAACTAAAACAGTGTTTAATGGTTTCGAGGTCCAGCATTTGTACATCTTTATTCTTTGCCCTGAAACAATGCCAACAGCGGCACTGGCATTTGCCGGTTACCACAATGTCCGCTTGGATAGGTATACGCTTCTTGTGTACCGCGATATGATAAAAATCCCGAACCGCCCTGCTCCACGCGTGGCCTGGAAAAGAAGGATAAAAACTGTTGATAAAATATCGTTTGCTCTCAGGGTCATAACTATAATTCTCATTTTTTGTTCTTAGGAAATCCACTATGCGCCTGCCGGATTCAGGCAATACATTATGTAACATAGCTTCCTCAATTTCGTCAGTTAATTCAAAAAATTTCTTGTACGCGCTCATAATCAACCCCACCTCGTCTATTAATCAGCCGGTTCCATCTGATTATTCACCCGACTTTAACGACTCTACCATATCCAGTTTCTTCACTTTTCTGCTCACGAGAACACCTACGATTATTGAGGTTCCCACCGCAATGCAAGTCGACAGCAATAGTTTTGTTGAAGATATAATAGGGGTATATTCGAATGTATCGGTTGTTACAGCTCCCACATATGCTTTCAAAAACAATAAACCTGCAGGTATACCCAACAACCATCCGATGACTATATTGAAAATAGTGTCTTTGAAGATAACAGCACGTATCTCTTTCTGATGAAACCCTAACACCTTCATAGCTGCATATTCCCTTCTCCTTTCTGTATAATTTAAAATGCCAAGGTTATATAGTATAACCACAGTGAGCAGAATTGCAGCACTTAACAACAGCATAATAATCATTTTCACGCTGTTAAGAATCTCATCAGCGTCATTTAATTGCTGGTCCAGCGTAATTATATCTTTAACATATGCCTCATTTTTTATATCGTCTAAATTTGACTTTCCTGTAAGCAGTGCCGTCGGTTTAAAGAAGGAACTCTTATCAATACCGCTCGGGTTTTGAATTGTCCCTAAGCTGCTTAATGCGCTGATTTGTTTCGTTGTATTTTTAAGGGCGCTGTTAAATTCAGATTGACCGTCATAAAGCTCTTTTGAGCCGTCAGAAATTTTTTGCATGGCATTAGCCAGTTTGTTTTGGGACGATGACGCTTCCGAATACTTTTGGGCAAGCTCTTGACATCCCGCTTTGAGCTGTGCAGTGCCGCCTTTCATTTTCTTTACAGCGCTGACGAGCTGAGCCAAGCTTTCGTTGGCTTTTTTCTCTGCGCTGTTAATCTTCGAAAGGTTGTTTGACAAAGTTGAAACTCCGCTTTTTAGCTGCATAATAGTAAGCCCCATCGTCAACGATGAATTTCCGAGGTTTTTTGACAGCAGATTCCACTGCTTATACTCCGGAGTCTCCGATAATTTATGCTGTTCCCCGTTTTTAGTAGTGACATTATAATTGCCGATAGCTTGCTGGAGCGTCTCCATATTCTTAACGCTCATTTGCAATTTATCATATTGGTCATTGCTGAATGACATATTTAATTGGCTCGAAAGGTCGCGGAGTGATGAATTAACCTTGCCAATGTTATTCCCTATTTCTGAATAACCTGACTGTAATTTCACTAATCCGTCCGACAGGGAAGCAACACTGTCATCAAGGGATGACAGATGATTTGACAATGTTTTAATGCTGTCAGTGCCAACTGATAACCCCTGATTTAACTTTTTAACACTGTCGCTCACGGTTGCAAGTTGCTCGGAAAGGTTCTTTGAACCGGACACCAGGTTCTGCGACGCGCTTTCAAGTTTTTCAGCGCTGTTTGACGTATTCTTTGACGCAGCATTTAGCTTGCTGACACTCGCGCTTAAAGATTTTGCGCATAGGTTTTCCCATGCTTCGTCAGACATGTAAATACCTTGGGGCGTTGGAGTTGTGACAATATCCGCCACATTGGCAGTAAATGGAGTAGGATATCCTAAAACCCGAAACTTTATGTAGTCCCCTTTTTTAATATTCATGTCCTGTGCCAGCCTGCGGGAAACCAGCAGCTTATCATCAGGAAGAGCCACATCATCATTTGCCTGATTCTTGAGATGCACATATATGCCCGGCCCCAAGACAGAAAGCACTGCATTTTTTTGCTTATCCTTTGATGTTTGGATTTCTATTGCGCATTCTTCAACCCACTGTCCGTCGGAATTTAACTTTGAATAAAGGGTTTCCCGGTCTTTTTGCCCAGCGTTGGAGGATAACGTTATTTTGGACACATAATCATATTGTGTTCCGTATACATAGTGATTAGCCTTGACTAAAGAGTCATTTAAGCCAAAGCTCGCAATCAACAAAACCATGCTCCCCAAAATCGCCACTATTCCGGTCGCCGTCCGAATCTTGTTTCTTGAGATATCCCTTAAAGTCCATTTCCATTCAAACGATATAAGGTTCCAAATAAACGGTATACGTTCAAGGGCTATCTCTTTTCCGCTCTTCGGAGCAGCTTCTCTCATTGCCTCGGCAGGCATGCCCTTAATGCCCTTTCTGCTCGCAAAAGCTGACGAAACCACGCAGCAGATTACGATTAAGAGTGCCGCACCAAATGAAGCCCAGGAATTCTTTACTTCCCAGCGAGGCATCGTATAAAACTTTTTCTGCAGGTTCAGCAATGTTGGCGAGATTACGTGCGGGGCAAGTATCAATCCTACGGCGGAACCCAATAAACTTATCACAAGGCCATAACAAGCATACATGAAATATAGCTGTCCGTTTCTGAAACCCAAGGCTTTAAATGTACCTATCTGCGTCCGCTCCGTTTCTACGACGCGCTTCATAGTTGTCTGCATGGTCAATAGGGTTAAGAAGAAAAATAATATAGAGAACATTATTGACATTTTTTTCATTTGCGAAATCTTGTTTGTATAGTTATAAACCCCTGACCAATTTGACCTATCAAAAAAGCCAATATATTTTGAGCCTAACTTATCTTCGACGTCATCTCTTAATTTTAAATTATCCGCTTTTTTTGAGGTTTTTATTTTTACTTGGTTATATAAAATGTCGTCCTCGTTATCGCTTAATGATTTAAATATGTCGCCTGAAACATACGCATACCCGTTCTGCGCATGATTTGGCGCAAACAAACTGCTATTTGGGCCTGTGTAAAAGATATAATCAGGGCTTAGAATAATGCCCTTAACGGATACGGTCTTTTCCTTGCTGTTATTTGAGATTTTAAGTGTGTCGCCGACAGAGATATGGTTTGCCGTTGCAAATTCCTTATCAATCCAGCAGCCGCTCTCATTTGTATTGTATTTGCTTCCGCTGACAGTATCCGGTATCGATATTTGATTAGTCTTATTGTAAATTAGTCTGATTTCAGCATCTTTTGAATCCTTTAACTTAACTGTAGCGTCCTCAATTGCGGCAGCCTGAACGCTTGAAACATTGTCGATTTCTTTAATTCTGTCAATATCTGAATCGGTAATTTCATCCCCACTAATCCAGACATCTGCCAACCGGCTTTTTTCAAACCAGGCATTACCCTGGTTTTGCATGCCCAGCCAAACCCCTTCAATGCCTGTATAAATCAGCACCGCCAGCAGTGACATTACGAATACAGAGCAGAATTGAGCTTTAAAATCCCAAAAATCGCGCAACATTTTTTGGAACAGCCGTCTCATCTCACCATGTCACCTCTTCCATGCTGACGGGATTTTTATTATCTGTAACCTGTACTACATGGCCGTCTTTTAGCCGGATTACCCTATCTGCTGCAGGCGCTATGGCAGAGTTATGTGTAACGACAACTACTGTTTTCCCTTCATTATGAGCGATATTCTGTAAAAGCTGCAAAATAGTCCTTCCCGTTGCGGAATCCAAAGCTCCCGTAGGTTCATCGCATAGAATTAGATCAGGATTTTTACATAATGCCCTCGCAATTGATGTGCGCTGCATTTCACCTCCTGACATTTCAGAC
This DNA window, taken from [Clostridium] cellulosi, encodes the following:
- a CDS encoding hypothetical protein (Family membership); amino-acid sequence: MRRLFQKMLRDFWDFKAQFCSVFVMSLLAVLIYTGIEGVWLGMQNQGNAWFEKSRLADVWISGDEITDSDIDRIKEIDNVSSVQAAAIEDATVKLKDSKDAEIRLIYNKTNQISIPDTVSGSKYNTNESGCWIDKEFATANHISVGDTLKISNNSKEKTVSVKGIILSPDYIFYTGPNSSLFAPNHAQNGYAYVSGDIFKSLSDNEDDILYNQVKIKTSKKADNLKLRDDVEDKLGSKYIGFFDRSNWSGVYNYTNKISQMKKMSIMFSILFFFLTLLTMQTTMKRVVETERTQIGTFKALGFRNGQLYFMYACYGLVISLLGSAVGLILAPHVISPTLLNLQKKFYTMPRWEVKNSWASFGAALLIVICCVVSSAFASRKGIKGMPAEAMREAAPKSGKEIALERIPFIWNLISFEWKWTLRDISRNKIRTATGIVAILGSMVLLIASFGLNDSLVKANHYVYGTQYDYVSKITLSSNAGQKDRETLYSKLNSDGQWVEECAIEIQTSKDKQKNAVLSVLGPGIYVHLKNQANDDVALPDDKLLVSRRLAQDMNIKKGDYIKFRVLGYPTPFTANVADIVTTPTPQGIYMSDEAWENLCAKSLSASVSKLNAASKNTSNSAEKLESASQNLVSGSKNLSEQLATVSDSVKKLNQGLSVGTDSIKTLSNHLSSLDDSVASLSDGLVKLQSGYSEIGNNIGKVNSSLRDLSSQLNMSFSNDQYDKLQMSVKNMETLQQAIGNYNVTTKNGEQHKLSETPEYKQWNLLSKNLGNSSLTMGLTIMQLKSGVSTLSNNLSKINSAEKKANESLAQLVSAVKKMKGGTAQLKAGCQELAQKYSEASSSQNKLANAMQKISDGSKELYDGQSEFNSALKNTTKQISALSSLGTIQNPSGIDKSSFFKPTALLTGKSNLDDIKNEAYVKDIITLDQQLNDADEILNSVKMIIMLLLSAAILLTVVILYNLGILNYTERRREYAAMKVLGFHQKEIRAVIFKDTIFNIVIGWLLGIPAGLLFLKAYVGAVTTDTFEYTPIISSTKLLLSTCIAVGTSIIVGVLVSRKVKKLDMVESLKSGE
- a CDS encoding radical SAM protein (High confidence in function and specificity), producing MSAYKKFFELTDEIEEAMLHNVLPESGRRIVDFLRTKNENYSYDPESKRYFINSFYPSFPGHAWSRAVRDFYHIAVHKKRIPIQADIVVTGKCQCRCWHCFRAKNKDVQMLDLETIKHCFSSLYDLGTATVGITGGEPMLHPDILEIIKAIPDGIEGQLYTTGHNIDKKFVSEIKHTNLTRCIISLDHYQGDKADELRHYPGAFKEALTAIEALTDANIYTAITVCITNSLLKEGEIQKYFDFVETLGINEIRIVMPIPQGNLEGKDFSHLYCDAIKFVKDFKKEHFSSAGVPAILNFCEFESPDYMGCSAGAHYLAINNDGAVTPCVAVPLSFGNIFKEDLKDIFERMEKFFPISGRICYGKRSGRVISRNNINTTKRPLPEDISLNVAEQCSISSDTAAFFKCFDVEERGQAV
- the fabH2 gene encoding 3-oxoacyl-(acyl-carrier-protein) synthase III (High confidence in function and specificity) — translated: MKGKIIGAGSYAPPAVSDDVYFELFHKEARIVSKLLPHHSRYCALDFNTGKAFTTNTEMAYQASINAINNAGLKPDDIDLIVYSTATPDYPIPPCFALLQDRLGISKCMGFDIRSGCAGFGTAMYLALSLIESSAVHNALVVGADLISNRFSEFIQQKSSIGLRALFNLMFFGDGAGAVVLQGTDESDSSGFYYKDMESTMADVPYGSIIEIGGSRYPYPTDEVKRERWPLYQASKVSGEYLPKVLIYAMHKFNDKVGTSASDIDHYLMPVISKKMIKIVCGEFPDLNLDKVITVSNEGGALLNAAIPIALTDAIEKGCFKKGDNILMYAAENTKWQHALLAFKW
- a CDS encoding hypothetical protein (Family membership), whose product is MDTFSKVRQMISEISGTAEKDIKLSSSFTDDLHMDSLELVELAVSIEDGFSIKVPYEKMDMFTTVGDAVSYIETACARN